In Glycine max cultivar Williams 82 chromosome 4, Glycine_max_v4.0, whole genome shotgun sequence, the genomic stretch CAATCAGCAAAGGCTTTATCACTGCTGTCCTTACATGTCCTTCAAAAGAATATCACCCATGACAAGGTGCAAGTTATTTAAACTGGGAATATTATGAATAAGGCATTTGCTTTATGTACCTCTGTATGCAAAGACATAAGAGGATTGTAGAAATATAAATCATGACTAGTTTTACAACTAAAACCCAGATAATGACTGATGTGCATGGTCAATTAGTTACAAGTGAAGTCAattgtgaaaaaatatattacaaacaAATACATGATTATATCATATTCTGCCTCTTCagcttctaataaaaaattatagaaaaataataatgaataatatgCATGAAACATGGTATACCAGGTGCAGTTAGTTTCATCAATTCGGTCTGCAAGCACAGCTGGAATTCGCCGCCACTTGTGACAATCATCACAACGCACCCATGCATTACGGGGTGATAGAATTTGCTCCCCAAAACCAACACCAGACAGCATGTCCAAATTAGATACATTGACCGATACTCTGTTGTCATCAGCAATAATTTTTCCAATAGCATCCAGCTTATGATTTCCAGCATTTGCTTCTAAGAGACAAAAAAACATCCTATTTATATAACTAACACATAagataatgaaatgataaaataaagacTTAGATATTCATGAAGGACACAAGGTCATTCTCAGATGAATccaaaatgcaaaaaataataTCACATATGATGCTGTTTATTTGACACAAAAAGCTACCTGGATGTGGGCAatcttccacttcacatgtAACTTTAAGAGAGGCACCTTTTCCCTTGACTTTGCTCTTATTAATTGGATTTTTCTGTTTCTCCTTGCATGTACCAGCAGTAGTCTTTTTCCTGCCAGATGAGTCAGAAGCTTTAGATTTGGTCTTGCTAACTTTACTAGGTCTAAGACTTTTAGGTAGTTTACGCCCCAAAGGTCTTGCAGATGACAGCATTTTCTCAGAAACCAGGGAATCTGAAAATCCATGGTCAACAGATGGTTTATTACTTGTCTTAGCGTCCATatgatttttaactttcaaagcCTCGACGGAGCCTCCAAGTTCGGTCTCTCCAGAATGGGGCAATAATTCTGGGGACAATTCTTTACTGGTCACAGATTTGCTTATCTCAGTGGGCAACTCCAAAGAGCTAAATGCATCCCTGCAATTTTTCTTACGTCTGTGATTCTTTGAATGCTTAGCTCTACTATTCCCACGTGGACCTTGTGATCCATCTTCAGTGATACAATTACCAGAACAAATaagtttctctttcttcttccctctcTTACTGATGGTAACATTCAATTTAGAATTTAATTCTTTAGAAGAACCTAAAACAGCATGATGTACATCTTCTTGATGTCTTTCTCCAATCTGGACTTCGGGAATTGAATTGATAACTTCAGAATCAGGTGAGGTTCCAGGATCCATACCCTTATTACTCATAGGTTCAATCAATGCTTCAACCACCTTCTCAGGAGGAACAGCAAGACAAGGTTCCTCTGCATCCCCATATGACTTCTCTGTTATTTCAGTAGTTTCTAAGGGGTTATTTGCAACTTGTTCATTTAGAACAAGACCATCCTTGCCCAGGTCATTACTGAAAGATTCTGAATTTCCCAAAGCCACCGCATCAGAAATTTTATCATCAGCATTGCCGGCTACTTTCTGAGAACCTGAATCAGACACCAAGTAAGAAGCAGAAGCCAAACCATCAACTGACTCTGGAATCAAGACATTTGAGCAACTTAAATCAACTTCTTTCCCAAATTTAATCTTCAGACGAACACGAGTAGTTGAAACAGAACACTTCTGTACTGAACTCAATGAGGTAGTACTTGCACCATTCTTAACCGCTTTCCCACTTTGACGCTTGCTTCTAGCCTTCCCCAATTCTTGGCACACAGCTTCACCAACTCCAAGCTCATTATCTTGCTCAAAAAACTGTTCAATATTCCCAATCAATCCCCAGACAGAAGAACGAGCTGGTTTGGAGAAAcaacttcttttctttctagcaGCCTCTAAGTTTAGCTTCATACCCCCATTTGAATGTGTCACCTTGGTTttgttcttgcaatttcttgaaGCCTTTTTGGTTTGTGTCTTACGGCCAAATTTAGTTCTTCGACTATCCCTTAGAGAAGGTAACGGTATGCTTTCAGTGATACAATCAACTTCAACAGCTTTTGTTCCATCATTATCCATCTGCCCTGGATTGTTAAcagcattattattattaatggaAACATCATCACCCTTAGAATGGAGATCAAGAACATCCTTTGCAGAGCAGTTGGTAATTAAAGCAACAGAGGGCAGACCTGATTCAGGAGAAAATGGTTTTCTAAAGGTAGAGTTGGTAGTTTCCTCTGAGGAACAGTCCTTCAATTTACAGAAATCATCTATTTGCAGCATGTCATTCTTCATTTCACACCCTGGATCCAACAGGGCAGGCTCACAAGGAAAACCAACTACAGGTGAGCTCGCAACAGTCTCCTGGCAATCTAGAGAGgatgatatttttatacatgaatTAATGTTGATGACTTCTTCATCAACAAAAGCTTTAAACTTTTCTTCACAAGTACTATTCTGATCCTCAATATCTTTCTGATCACATGGCTGATCATTTGTGCTCTCTACTTTTGCATCTGTACATAATGCACCTGATGGTGGCCCTGATGGCACTTCCATAGCCAGAGTAGGAGATATCTTCCTGCAAGCATCAGTTTCCTCACCATCTTTCTGATCACATGGCTGATCACTTATGCTCTCTACTTCTGTATCTGTAAATAATGCATCTGATGGCACTTCCATAGTCGGAGTAGGAGATATCTGCCTGCAAGCATCAGTTTCCTCACCATCTTTCTGATCACATGGGTGATCATTTATGCTCTCTACTTCTGTATCTGTACATAATGCACCTGATGGCACTTCCATAGCCGGAGTAGGAGATATCTTCCTGCAAGCATCAGTTTCCTCCCCAATTAGAGCGTCACATTTTTCAACTACATTCAACAAGGGATCTGGATTTCTCATAATTTTCTCCTGCTCACTTTGCTGGTTGCAATCAACTAGCAAGTCAGCCATGGATTCTGACTCCAAAGACACTTCGCAATCCCTGAAATCAAGTGCATGACTGAAAGCATCAGCAAGAACACCAGTCTCATCATTTTTGCCTTCCACGACATCCAAATCATCTCCTGCAGCAGGCAATACGTCACTCTTATTATCCTTCTGCTCATCCTGTTGAGCACAATGCCTCTGTGAATCCTCTGTAATTAAGGACCCTGACTCATCATCCTTCTGCTCATCCTGTTGAGCACAACGCCTCTGTGAATCATCTGCAGTTAAGGACCCCGACAGCTGATCAAAGATACCCTCATCCTGAAAATTTCCCTCTGAGCCACTGTTTACACAGAGAACTTCAATGCTCCCACAAGAAACACCCAAACAATTCTGACAATCATCCTGAGTAGATTTCTCCAGTGGCAACAAATCAGCATTTTTGCATTCACTCGCCAAACCCAAACCCTCTCCGGACCCCTCGGTAACATCAACACGTCCTTCAGAACTGACACGGTCCCCTCGCAGACAACCATCAGTCACAGTGGAGAGCTCAACATTAGAGTCCACCACATTGTAAGCCTCTTCTTCTAAACAAGACTCCTGCACAGAAACAACCTGCTCTTGAACCTCTGAGCACAAATGCTGCTGCTCAATTACAAACTTTTCTGAGGGATCATCAATGGCAGCAGATCTCCCACACGACCCCATTTCAATCATTCAAAAACCATCAACGATAGAAACACACAACCACTAACCCGCCGTCACTCTCTGATTaacttcaacaaaaaaaacaaaacgagAAAACGAAGAAAGGTAAATGAATCACCACAATGCATCACCAAATACCTAACCACACAACAACCAAACGAAACGGCAACTCGAATTAAAGCAAAGTAGAGAAGAACACTACCTCCACGTGAAAACCATTGCCTGCAAAGAAAACCCTAGAAAGCGGCATTATCCTGATACCCTCTGCACGGAAAGTGAGGGAAAAATTAGCTAAAGAAAACCCTACTTGCAGAAAAATGCAGACGCTGTCACGAGTTCCTAGGTGCAAATACGCtacgataataataataataataataataataataataatataaaaccaaaaacgaaaaattaaaaaaaaaaaaaaacaaaagaaaaaagaagaaattgagaAAAGAAGATATTACCTTGTTCTCAGGATGTGCGAGATTGAGGATAAGGAGGTTAGGCTTAGGCCTTTTTCAAGAATGGTTGTTTtccagaaaataaaagataataaaatgagaaatattcttttcttcttttcccactgggttgaagagagagagagagttgggtctgcgtCGCGCGCAgaggaaagagagaaagaaagagatggTTGGTGAAATTGTCaacgaaaacaaaaataaaaaccaaaaccaaaacggTTTGAGAAAAACAgcacaaacaaaagaaaaacaaaaccaaagcgAACGAGAGACACTGCTTCCTTCGTTTCTTTCCGACCCAagcaagatttttttattttttttcaactatttgttttcttttttattaattattatttatagtaaTTAGTAATACTCTGCGAGGACCTAAATTCGATGTTGATTAGACCGTTTTGCCCCACGCGCCTCTCAAATCATTCAtcaatgtttttctctctttttgtcCCTCCTATGACACGTCCCTAAAACCTTGCCacccatagttttttttttccatcaaatTTTTCCGTTTATGTTTTGGAGGGGATTagattatagaaaaaaaaaatagtgaaaattatgtaattaaatatggtaaaaagaaaaaagaaaaagaaagcatcCTTTTGAAGGAGATTTCAGATTTGGGATACCTGAATCCTCGCTTTGTTCATTTTcgtattaatatgttttttatcgGTTTGTTTGTAGTCTGTGCATATCTTCTTGTTGAtaactttttttgtaatttttttaatgttattggctacttattattattattattattggcaGAGGGATTATTGGCTACTACTTATTATTAGTTTCTTCCTAtcacaaaacaaataattaattctcCACCAAATCAAATATACACTCGGTGAAGAGGAACTAGGATAACATTCACTGCATTGTTTGGAATGGGAAAAGCTTAatgattattaataattttaataaatgactACCTAGTGACTTTTGGTTTTTGACAAATAAATCCTCTAAGTTTTGGAATAATTTTAATAGctagattattttttctttaaaaatcaatgcattttaagaaaaaaaaattgtgttccaGCTCAAAAAAAATGCTTCCAAATAAACATTCTTgacataacattttttaaaaattttggaaTGTTCATTACAGTATCAAAaggtaaaaggatttttatttatttacttaaaaactaaaaaaaaaatcctcttgTTTACCTTTCTATTAAATACTacgaaaaataattattaaaattacggTTGAATTTGAAGTCCAAACGTATGCGAAAGATGATAAGATTAAGGAACAggcttttttcaaaaaaaagaaaaaggaacggGCTTTTTACAGCGTATTATCAGGATTAATGTTTACATAAATAATTCctcaaaataatgtttacataaaaaaagtattgaaattcatcaagtacttaattatataacttttatccaatatcaaaattatatagttgttggactttttttttcttattgccTTCACATTTGTATCTCTCCAATATGCCTGGTTGCCCACAGTTGGAATTATAAAATACTTTTCTTTTAAGTCCGTTCAATGGCTACCTTACACAGGCCTCAAGTAATCTAAATATTCGCTCAAAAACAAGAGagtcaaataaatataaaattcttaaacTAAGTACAAGTGGTCACACttaaattatctaataatttttatatagtcTGATACAGTTTTTCTTATtgatttaggttttttttttaaaataaattgttttttagaaaacctaaatcaatttatgaattttttttttaaaaaaaaatttaaatgtacattaatgtaatatataaaaaaaattgatatatatatataggtagattgtatttgaaagtaaatatgaatataacatttaatttcattaatataatatctaaGAAAGTGTATacataaatagaattttatatATAGTATGACATAGTTTTGTTATTCAATtgagattttcaaaaaattcaaatgtgTATATAATATAcagaattttgataaatatatatgtaaaagtaaattaaatttgagaagaagtattaatgtaatattttatgctattaatgtaatatttatctaaatatatgaataaattgatttttcttatatagAATGACACGATTTTGTTAATTGATcgtgatttttaatatatatatatatatatatatatatatatatatatatatatgtaatatatagaaattgataaatatatataataataatttatctcttaatttctatgcttaattattattttaagtaaattatGATGAATTGtttccaaaaatatatatttaaaaagtacgtgtttttagttataactttttttataaaacatgttTTAAAGTGGCtcaattaaaatacatattattttggcaaatttaaaaagatacatattaatataatgttaaaattatttgaatttttattttaggttaataatcaatttcaactaatcaaatttaatatattgtaGTTTAATTTCatgtgtatatataatatagcaagttacattttgttttctaaatataattaaattaacaataaaaaccaTAAACGTTGtgcaatttataaaatatttaatatcaaatAAAGTAAGTTACATTatcttattatataaaaacaaattaaataaatatattaaaaaaataatatgaaaacattgaaaatataataataagtaaaattcaaacacaaatttattttgaaaattattctcATTTGAAGGgggaaatattaaaataaatttaaaaagtaattaccatacaattttgtttttttattgagataatgtgcgtatttttattttatattcattgtcttttatttatttttatttataactatatatattttaccaTTAATATTTCCAATAGGTATACTAACTCATACATATATGGCACacctttaattttggtttttttatagaCAAACCATTTAGCTTAGGGATATTCATAAACTtactaaactatttttattaatgacaTGTCTTTGGGAAAAGATGATGGAAAACTCTACTAGAGTTTATGAGGTGACTCTACCACTCAAGAGTGTGATGATTTACTGAAATAAAGCACGAAGAAAGTGAAAATAAGAGAGAGGAGAATGTGTAAGTAATGATGATGAGTGTGGATGTAGAAGGGGGCCGTGGATCGTCTGTTAGCTCCGAAATCATACAAATACCTGACTCCATTCAAGAGATATTGTTTCTGACAGACTTATCTATGATGTTCCACTTGATGTATAAATGCGCAAAAATAGGATTTATGCTAtcgaaataatttattaaaatatattttttcatatcaatataaaaaaatttagaatttgttttttttttaatttttggtatatttttcgtcttcataaaattaaaatgtattgtaTTTTAATCCAGAATCAACCTTAGACGGATCTAAGCCTACTtggctttttaaaaaaataaattataagttaaaatatgtttttcgtttctataaatattgaaatgttcaaaatttatctctataaaattttgaatcttttattcgtcctaaaaaattaaaatttattatttttttgttcggGGTTCGGATATTTGAACTTATGTGTCACTCTTTCATTGATTTCATTAATGACTATGGAGTGGGTGATTTCTGAGATtaaaaattgtcacaaaatacagaaaaaaaaaaccaataaatttGTAAATCTCTATTTTCTAACCTCCTTCTTTCCTaactttcttcatcttctttgaatttaaataaacaatttttttattttttcttttttaaatgttttgttcAACTGCAATGGTTAGCACCAGCTTATTGACCATgtcatcttctttttctttgaatttcccTTTCTTCTAAAAACCTAACAACATCCCTCTCAAACTCAATGTTATGAATATCAATTCCAATATTCTATCGGAATCAAACATTGCCGACAAACTCAACAACTTGGCTTTTGAATTCACCTCTCTCTCGGATTAGCCTGGTGGACGGAGAAGATGAAAAAAGGTAGGGAAGAAGGAGGTTAGGGAAGAGAGATTTACAAATTTGTGGGTTTTTTTTCCACCATTTTATGGTGGTTTCTAGCCCCCAAAAATCACTCATTCCCATGGTTATCAATGGAACCAATGAAAGAGTAACACCTAGGTTCAGATACACAAACCAACGTCTCGGTCAAAAAGTAACAGATTTCAATGTCTGGAGGatgaaaaaaagactcaaaattTTGCTAGGACGAATTTTGAACATTTCAAAATTTATGGGGAccgaaaacatattttagactataatttcattttttaaaaatgccaCCTAGGCTCGAGTTCATCCAAGTCTGGCTCCAGaccaaaatataacaattttcaatttcagaGGACGAAAAACGtatcaaaatttttgcagggaCGGATTCTAAACTTTTCGATATTTATAgggatgaaaaacatattttagtcgAAATATTTTAATGGCCAAGATACTAGATCACGATTCAAATTATAAAGTGGAATAATAAGGAAGGTCTTAGTTAATGAAAACAATACTAAAAGTGGGTCCTACATATATtaatggataaaataaaaaatggtgatATGTGTGCAAAATGCCAAGTAAATCTGCAAATCCAAGGATGTGGCAAAGAGATTcacatggtaaaaaaaaaggagaaatctCTACTTTAAATAATGTCAAGCATGGGTTAAGAAAGAATTTGATTAAAGGTGGGGACCAACCAAAAAGGGATAGCACCAATGGTGATAAATGGGTTATTTGTGACAAACACGTGCATGACTATACAGGTGAAAACAACGAAAGTACATGATTTTGGAGCAAATAATGACAGGAGAAGTAGATGCACCAAGGAGGGGATTGCAAATCCTATGTCAAGTGAAAATTATGAAGAAGAAACAACATGAGACTTGTAAATCAAGGTTGGAGTCTAAGAGATATAGTAATGAAAATGTTGTGGAAAAGGGGATGCCCTCTAGGCTCCTAAATCATACAAATATTTGCTTCTCCATTGAAGAGATACAATTTTTCTACCAACTCATTGGTGTTTTCACTTGATGTGGAAAtgccaaaaaaataagatttatgtGATGGAAATACCATAACAGTCAAGACAAAATCCTAATTCCAATCATTAAATGGAATAAATAAAGGTCTTGTTGATGGAAATAATATCAAGGATGAATCCTACAACTATTAATGGACAAGATAAAATGGTGATACATGTTCAAAACGCTAAGAGGGGAAATCTATACGTTTAGGGATGTGGCAAAAAGGTTCATTCAGGCAATAAAGTGGGAAAATATCTATTGAATTCTACTTCAAATAATGTCGAGCATGCATTAAGAAATAATCTCATTAAAGGTGGGAACCAACCAAAAATGAATAACACCAATGGAGATAAGGGGTTATGGCAAACACGTGCATGACTCTGCAAGTAGGAACAACAAAAGTACATGATTCTTTAGCAAACAATGATAAGAGAATTAGATGAACAAAGGAGGAATTACAAGTCCTTTATCAAATTAAAGTGTTGAAGAATAAACAACCGCAAGGCTTTTAAATTGGATTTAAGGAAAAGCAATACAATAATGAAAATGTTATGGAAAAGGGAATCACTCATGGACTCCTAAATCATACAAATATTTGTCTCCATTCAAGAGATATTACTTTTTACCAACTTATTATGTTGTATTTGATAtggaaatgacaaaaaaataggatttattTATGTGATGGAAAACACCATAACAGCCAAGACTGGATCACAATCCCAATCATTAAATGGAATAAAAAAAGTAGTCTTGTTGATGAGAATAGTACTAGTGGTAAGTCCTATAACTATTAATGGACAAGATAAAATGGTGATTTGTGCACAAAATGCTCAAAGAGAAATTTGCAAATTCATGGAAACGACAAAGAGGTTTGTGTAGGAAATAATTAACGTGAGGGAAATCTCAATTGGATTCTACTTCAAATAATGTCAAGCATGGGTCAATAAAGAATTTGGTTGATGGTAGAACCAACCAAAaaggaataataaataaaataacaccgATGGTTACGGGGGGTTATTCATAAAAGGCACGTGCATGGTTGTACAAGTGGGGACAATAAACATACATGATTTTGGAACTAATAATGACAAGAGAAGTATATGCACCAAGGAGGAATTCCAATTTCTCTATCAAATGAAAGTGTTGAAGAAGAAACAATGTAAGGCCTTTAATTCAAGTTTGGAGGAAAAATTGATTATGGAGAAACAAGATCTAGTGTTTCCCATGAAAAAGCATTCATCCAAACCATAAGGGTTGATCCACTAGGCCTTTAGAGGTAATGCAAGTTGAACAAGCTAAAGCAACTGATGTGAAGACTTTTAATGGACTAGTCACTCATATAGAAGATATTAGGACTGAGACCAAACATGTTACTTTGGAATTGTCATGTTGTTTTGGGAGCTGAGGCTTTGTTGGTCTTATTAAAGAAATGAtttgcaaatatatatatatatatatatatatatatatatatatatatatatatatatatatatatatatatttctcataCTCTATACTTATTTGAATGAAGAAGGGCTCCTTACGGGTGTTCATGGATATTCATGGGGTTGGGTCTACCCGTGACACAACCTGATCCAATTATATTGGATTGGGTTTTTTAAATGTCTGGATCGAATCAAACCTAACCCAATCAAAATCCAATCATGAGCAAGTTGggtaattagttttattttcttgaaccTAATCAACACAACtcatatcatataatttaatttataacatatataaattaattattaaatataaaacaaattaataatttttaactcaatttattaaattaaatcatactttatttctatctaaaataaaaatattatattagcaTTAAAATCACTAATTACATTAgtgaaatattttcataatttagtttctttaaaatatatttagtcattatatacttataaagttttagacaaaaataaattattattttaaacaaatattttttaaataaaaaatatttttaaatattcaaatgcaATTAACATAACTCGATCCAATCCGTTTATGATTGAGTTGAGTTAGAttgagtttgtaaaaaaaattatacaaatttcaCCCAATCTAACCCGTAAAATTTTGATAAGGTTGAATAATAAGTTTAGTTAAACCCGACCCCCGACGCATGAACACCCGTGAAGCTCATGAGATATAGAAGATTTGGGATGAATGGTTGCCTTCAATAAACTCGTGGGCATTCAAGTGAgatttgatgttttttatgCCACCAAATGGTATGTACAAGTCTTGTATTCTTCCTACTAAGTAATTTGTCAAGGACACACATAGAAGGTGACAAGTAGGTTGCAAGCAAAGTGACGAGTCCATTAAATGGAGAAAAGGTGACAAATAAGGTAAGAAAGACAATTATTGTATGAGATCTCGTTATACTACGTTGACGCACGTTGGAGGTTATCCCCTTGAACTAAGGTTGGTGTGTGGTCCATCCTCTAATCATTTCTCATATTTAACATTTTATCATGGAATATTAAAGGAGTGGGCTCATGCTGCTTTCCTAACCTTATTTGTAATTTATCTAGCAAGCATTTTGTTAATATTGACATTATTTTCGCAAAAAAATCAAGATGAATCACTTCCTATACcaggaagacattttttgaTATCAAAGGGCACACATTTAAAGATTGGTGAAAGTTTTGCAATAGAAATACCATATTTTTTCACATATCCACTATCATTAGAAAGAAGTGTAATGTTATCAAAGATTTGCTCGATGACTCTAGGAAATTAATCAATGACATAGTTAACCTTGAAATATTAACCATGAATTTCTTCAAATCTATTTAAACAACAAGATCTTCCTTATATTAGTGGAACCTCGACAATGATTATCCAATGCTTCCTTCTATAATCTCACTAGTGCTCATTCCTAAGATAGACAACCTAGAAATCCTGAAGTAATACTGATCCATAAGCTTGTGCAATGTAACAACAAGATTATTATCAAGATCATCGTGACCCACCTCAAGCAAGTCATTTCCATCCTAGCCAATCGCTCGGAACCAATGTAGCTTCATTCCTAGAAGACAAAGGGAAAGTCACATCATTATAGCGCATGAAATCTTTCATTTCATAAGGCAtctcaaaggaaaaaaagacgGATTCAT encodes the following:
- the LOC100778307 gene encoding histone-lysine N-methyltransferase ASHH2 isoform X1, producing the protein MIEMGSCGRSAAIDDPSEKFVIEQQHLCSEVQEQVVSVQESCLEEEAYNVVDSNVELSTVTDGCLRGDRVSSEGRVDVTEGSGEGLGLASECKNADLLPLEKSTQDDCQNCLGVSCGSIEVLCVNSGSEGNFQDEGIFDQLSGSLTADDSQRRCAQQDEQKDDESGSLITEDSQRHCAQQDEQKDNKSDVLPAAGDDLDVVEGKNDETGVLADAFSHALDFRDCEVSLESESMADLLVDCNQQSEQEKIMRNPDPLLNVVEKCDALIGEETDACRKISPTPAMEVPSGALCTDTEVESINDHPCDQKDGEETDACRQISPTPTMEVPSDALFTDTEVESISDQPCDQKDGEETDACRKISPTLAMEVPSGPPSGALCTDAKVESTNDQPCDQKDIEDQNSTCEEKFKAFVDEEVININSCIKISSSLDCQETVASSPVVGFPCEPALLDPGCEMKNDMLQIDDFCKLKDCSSEETTNSTFRKPFSPESGLPSVALITNCSAKDVLDLHSKGDDVSINNNNAVNNPGQMDNDGTKAVEVDCITESIPLPSLRDSRRTKFGRKTQTKKASRNCKNKTKVTHSNGGMKLNLEAARKKRSCFSKPARSSVWGLIGNIEQFFEQDNELGVGEAVCQELGKARSKRQSGKAVKNGASTTSLSSVQKCSVSTTRVRLKIKFGKEVDLSCSNVLIPESVDGLASASYLVSDSGSQKVAGNADDKISDAVALGNSESFSNDLGKDGLVLNEQVANNPLETTEITEKSYGDAEEPCLAVPPEKVVEALIEPMSNKGMDPGTSPDSEVINSIPEVQIGERHQEDVHHAVLGSSKELNSKLNVTISKRGKKKEKLICSGNCITEDGSQGPRGNSRAKHSKNHRRKKNCRDAFSSLELPTEISKSVTSKELSPELLPHSGETELGGSVEALKVKNHMDAKTSNKPSVDHGFSDSLVSEKMLSSARPLGRKLPKSLRPSKVSKTKSKASDSSGRKKTTAGTCKEKQKNPINKSKVKGKGASLKVTCEVEDCPHPEANAGNHKLDAIGKIIADDNRVSVNVSNLDMLSGVGFGEQILSPRNAWVRCDDCHKWRRIPAVLADRIDETNCTWTCKDSSDKAFADCAIPQEKSNAEINAELGLSDASGEEDAYEGSKNFKELEYWPPIVSQESTFTNILTNEFLHRSHKTQTIDEIMVCHCKPSQGGKLGCGDECLNRILNIECVQGTCPCGDRCSNQQFQKHKYASLKWFKCGKKGYGLKAIEDVAQGQFLIEYVGEVLDMQTYEARQREYALKGHRHFYFMTLNGSEVIDASAKGNLGRFINHSCDPNCRTEKWMVNGEICIGLFALRNVKKDEELTFDYNYVRVFGAAAKKCYCGSSNCRGYIGGGDPLNAELIVQSDSEEEFPEPVMLTKDGEIEDAVPTPKYFNNVDTESAKHMLKDRDILENPTTAIDSDGSPEKESSMNPASAVSLLHSSAEMEDSKGKLPSSVRDEEISQQMEDVTSKPMPSVHQGYEKESEFADKTSSIQRLETTSPPTTVSKMLPNSAGSNRESKSEIIGGKKTPKLNGSVKKGKVHANPPNGLKTEVTANRLQVSSIKHKKVEGSSNGRFEAVQEKLNELLDGDGGISKRKDATKGYLKLLFLTVASGDRINGEAIQSNRDLSMILDALLKTKSRAVLNDIINKNGLQMLHNIMKQYRHDFKKIPILRKLLKVLEFLEASKILTSEHINGGPPCHGMESFRESMLSLTEHEDKQVHQIARNFRDRWFPRHARKHGYMDRDDNRVESHRSFKCNRFSASHSQRHEQDLRTTEAIDCSQQAMLMTTPVDAETWEGCPVQSLDGVEIKRAKKRKRKSRWDQPADTNSHSDAVMSSIGESQNIPEDGPPGFSCPVGSLNASLNSGNLALQNASRSGCPSDIVIGHPKEKFNSHLPVSYGMPWSAQQYGTPHAEFPECWVTAPGMPFNPFPPLPPYPRDNKDCQPSNTTNAMIIDQPAEVKQGDTSGMVNCCSDDMIPSTTGVNSEDSNLLFEDDKHISKRLKGDSNDLGTRYFRQQKIHRPWFKRNAWKCDENNSCGDMCSIDVGDVPKESKVTCDAEDAICREE